One region of Miscanthus floridulus cultivar M001 chromosome 19, ASM1932011v1, whole genome shotgun sequence genomic DNA includes:
- the LOC136527230 gene encoding putative disease resistance protein RGA3, which yields MGAELTVTGWFLSPIIREMQDSALAYIKGQFSWKKDQEKDLERLDIILTEILTIVDVIEKREIKDGNQRRLLSKLKDAIYSAVDVLDSFQYLVLKSKVDSQSAVSRVTSSCIYLGKRLVGTDKFRWKLADILEKLGEVKTTADTLLKVVNFDNATAKLLPVTRLRVTSPLKENHHIYGRREELDKLREMLFEISDSNTPGPSNAPVPSYSRINVVSIVGVGGIGKTSLAQLAFRDEQLRMNFSLRMWVSVSDTYDEIRLTRDILEFLTDSNYHTVTEFDELRNALREKLDGKKFLLILDDVWYDEEKTKWENELLWSKVLMSLDTGLEGSKILVTTRTDKACSILHARTPPLRLGELDREDYWLLFRNYAFGEKYPGQFQGLKEIGREICQRLNGLPLAAKIIGRLLNADLDVSHWKKVLESDLSDDVMKVLRLSYQHLPVQLKLCFSFCSLFPKNWRFDPKRLTEMWIAQGFVQKEDSYDTDLNIEDVAKGYFDELVQRSFFERSLLDLPQEYVMHDLINDLARNVSKDEYIRLENEKQKEIPPNIRHLSISANLLGNMKKAELRNLRTLIVWRKTWPCLELSLPDDVFKKSKSIRVLDLSGCCLEKLPTSVKVLKHLRYFAFRVPERPWQTSLLRLYHLEVLVTRGHSCRYAECVNLPANMKRNLLKLRKAFIFNVGGGTISGFGGQTLLRGHGEFHVRKESGYRLGELKEMKNIRGQLKIRSLENVEHQQEAVNACLDCKEHIEYLELEWSILARALTSDLDYDVISALRPHPDLERLKIIGYRGTRSPSWFETNWLTALSSVILENCMGWVQLPPFGQLPLLKYLELRGMHAVRQIGQEFYGNGDIKGFPMLEDIIFDGMLSWEGWSGIEDGSLLPCLERLHIEKCPKLQQMPAISATPRVEVEIASRPPPIPCLIDSLIATTSQLIFLVSSYSFLSDLNGEQLSHVAELRLKYCLDPMPAGGFQQLSSLEVFRISDCLTLFSSNCTEDQDTNFLPPSLCQLEIAKSNVQSSLLQRYLQGLTCLSTLVLDGCNSMISLSFDYGPHLLPALETINIRYCDDLASLDGFRNLGALRELIVANCYNFCSLPADLNTVGSLNKLVICQCPLMRFLPQDGLPASMQTILLSNCAPDLDSELQRKEGAEWEKIVHIPVKKLEVGLDDLLIIFPTSSC from the exons ATGGGCGCTGAATTAACTGTTACGGGATGGTTCTTGTCTCCAATCATACGGGAGATGCAAGACTCCGCTTTGGCCTACATAAAGGGGCAATTTAGTTGGAAGAAAGATCAGGAGAAGGATCTTGAACGCCTTGACATCATCCTTACAGAGATCCTGACCATCGTGGATGTCATTGAGAAGCGGGAGATTAAGGATGGAAACCAGAGGAGGCTGCTGAGTAAACTTAAAGACGCCATTTACAGCGCTGTTGATGTGCTCGACAGCTTCCAATACTTGGTCCTGAAGTCCAAGGTCGACAGCCAATCTGCAGTGAGTCGTGTTACCTCATCTTGTATTTACTTGGGTAAACGTTTGGTTGGTACCGACAAATTCCGGTGGAAGCTAGCAGATATTTTGGAGAAACTAGGCGAGGTCAAAACGACAGCAGATACCTTACTGAAAGTAGTTAATTTTGATAATGCTACTGCAAAGTTATTGCCTGTAACACGGCTGCGGGTAACTTCCCCTTTGAAGGAAAATCACCATATATATGGCCGACGGGAAGAGCTAGATAAGCTGAGAGAGATGTTGTTTGAGATAAGTGATAGTAATACACCCGGACCCAGTAATGCACCTGTACCCAGTTACTCAAGGATTAATGTTGTATCCATTGTAGGTGTTGGTGGGATTGGGAAGACTAGCCTTGCACAGTTGGCGTTCAGAGATGAGCAACTACGCATGAACTTCAGTCTCAGGATGTGGGTTTCTGTATCTGATACTTATGATGAGATTAGATTAACAAGGGACATTTTGGAGTTTTTAACTGATTCAAATTATCACACTGTTACTGAATTTGATGAATTGCGGAACGCTCTTCGTGAAAAGTTAGATGGAAAGAAATTTCTTCTCATACTGGATGATGTTTGGTATGACGAGGAAAAAACAAAATGGGAGAATGAACTACTATGGAGCAAAGTCTTAATGTCTTTAGATACTGGACTGGAAGGGTCGAAGATTTTGGTGACAACTCGAACTGACAAAGCTTGCAGTATTCTACATGCTAGGACACCCCCTTTACGTTTGGGAGAATTGGACAGAGAGGATTACTGGTTGCTATTCAGAAACTATGCCTTTGGTGAGAAATATCCAGGGCAATTTCAAGGACTTAAGGAAATAGGAAGAGAGATCTGTCAGAGATTAAATGGTTTGCCTCTAGCCGCGAAGATAATTGGTCGGCTACTGAATGCTGATTTAGATGTTAGCCACTGGAAGAAAGTGCTGGAGAGTGATTTATCTGATGATGTCATGAAGGTTCTCAGATTGAGTTACCAACATTTACCTGTCCAATTGAAGCTATGCTTCAGCTTCTGCAGCCTTTTTCCAAAGAACTGGCGTTTTGATCCTAAAAGGCTTACTGAAATGTGGATTGCACAGGGTTTCGTACAGAAGGAGGATTCATATGACACTGATTTGAATATCGAGGATGTAGCAAAGGGCTACTTTGATGAACTTGTGCAAAGATCATTCTTTGAGCGCTCATTGTTGGACCTTCCACAAGAGTATGTCATGCATGATTTGATCAATGACTTGGCTCGGAATGTCTCCAAGGATGAGTATATCAGGCTTGAAAATGAGAAACAGAAGGAGATCCCACCAAACATTCGCCATTTATCAATATCAGCAAATTTGTTAGGTAACATGAAGAAAGCCGAGTTGAGAAATTTGCGTACCTTGATTGTTTGGAGGAAAACATGGCCTTGCTTAGAATTGTCCCTTCCAGATGATGTATTCAAGAAGTCTAAAAGCATCCGTGTACTGGACTTGAGCGGTTGTTGCCTGGAGAAGCTGCCTACATCAGTGAAAGTTCTTAAACATTTGCGCTATTTCGCTTTTCGGGTTCCTGAGAGGCCATGGCAAACATCATTGCTTCGGCTTTACCACCTCGAGGTCTTGGTCACAAGAGGACACTCCTGCCGGTATGCTGAATGTGTCAATCTTCCTGCAAACATGAAGAGGAACCTGCTCAAACTAAGAAAGGCTTTCATTTTCAATGTTGGCGGCGGCACAATATCTGGTTTTGGAGGACAAACTCTTCTCCGTGGCCATGGGGAGTTCCACGTCAGAAAGGAGAGTGGGTACAGACTAGGTGAGCTAAAGGAGATGAAAAATATCAGAGGACAGTTAAAAATTAGATCTCTTGAGAATGTTGAGCATCAGCAGGAGGCAgttaatgcatgcctagattgcAAAGAGCATATCGAATATTTGGAACTCGAGTGGAGCATACTTGCAAGGGCTTTGACATCAGATTTAGATTATGATGTGATCAGTGCCCTTAGACCTCACCCTGATCTTGAACGGCTAAAGATCATTGGATATAGAGGGACGAGGTCACCCAGTTGGTTTGAAACAAACTGGCTGACTGCATTGAGTTCTGTAATTCTTGAGAACTGCATGGGTTGGGTACAGTTGCCCCCTTTTGGTCAACTTCCTCTCCTCAAGTATCTTGAGCTGAGAGGCATGCATGCTGTCAGGCAGATAGGTCAAGAATTCTACGGGAATGGTGACATAAAGGGCTTTCCAATGTTAGAAGACATCATATTTGATGGCATGCTTAGCTGGGAAGGATGGTCCGGAATCGAAGATGGTTCTTTGCTTCCATGTCTTGAAAGACTGCACATAGAGAAGTGTCCTAAGCTTCAACAGATGCCAGCCATTAGTGCAACACCTAGAGTTGAAGTGGAAATAGCTTCTCGTCCCCCACCAATCCCTTGTTTAATTGATTCACTAATTGCAACAACTTCACAGTTGATCTTTCTAGTCAGCTCCTACAGCTTCTTAAGTGACCTGAACGGTGAGCAGCTCAGTCATGTTGCAGAGTTGCGCCTGAAGTACTGTTTAGATCCGATGCCAGCTGGTGGGTTTCAGCAACTTAGCTCCCTTGAGGTGTTCCGGATTAGCGACTGTTTAACACTATTTTCATCCAATTGTACAGAAGACCAGGACACAAATTTTCTTCCGCCATCTCTTTGCCAACTTGAAATAGCTAAAAGCAATGTTCAGTCCAGTTTGTTACAGAGGTACCTGCAAGGTCTAACTTGCCTGTCCACCTTGGTGCTTGATGGTTGCAATTCTATGATCTCATTATCATTTGATTATGGACCCCACCTCCTCCCTGCTCTGGAAACAATAAACATTAGATATTGTGATGACCTAGCTTCATTAGACGGTTTTCGAAATCTTGGTGCTCTGCGAGAGTTAATTGTTGCAAACTGTTACAATTTTTGCTCCTTGCCAGCTGACTTGAATACAGTGGGATCTCTCAACAAATTAGTTATCTGTCAGTGCCCATTGATGAGGTTTCTTCCCCAAGATGGCCTGCCTGCTTCTATGCAGACTATTTTGTTATCAAATTGCGCTCCGGACCTCGACAGCGAGCTTCAAAGGAAGGAAGGTGCTGAGTGGGAAAAGATTGTTCATATCCCTGTGAAGAAATTAGAG GTAGGGCTCGACGATTTATTGATTATATTTCCGACCAGTTCTTGCTGA